In one Neobacillus sp. WH10 genomic region, the following are encoded:
- a CDS encoding pentapeptide repeat-containing protein, with amino-acid sequence MEKQFSTNNSSLKKYSADCENCFGLCCVALPYAKSADFPIDKDGGTPCSNLQSDYRCGIHNNLRQKGYRGCAVYECFGAGQKVSQVTFDGNDWRDHPELAKEMFRVFPIMQQLNEMLYYLNEALSLEEAQPIYQDLQAALEETEHLTYLSPQSIMELNVPAHRTIINDLLLRTSELVRAKVPPNKNKKISRGMDLLGANLRGANLKGANLRGALLIAADLREADMRATDLIGADFRDADLRGANLTGSIFLTQAQINSAKGDITTKLPPSLTIPDHWRSVDE; translated from the coding sequence TTGGAGAAACAATTCAGTACTAACAACAGTAGTTTAAAAAAATATAGTGCAGACTGTGAAAATTGCTTTGGATTGTGCTGTGTAGCATTGCCTTATGCAAAATCGGCTGATTTCCCGATCGATAAAGACGGCGGGACCCCATGTTCCAACTTGCAATCAGATTATCGGTGTGGGATTCATAACAATCTCAGACAAAAAGGGTATCGCGGTTGTGCTGTATATGAATGCTTTGGTGCAGGTCAAAAAGTATCTCAAGTCACCTTTGATGGAAACGATTGGCGGGATCACCCAGAGTTAGCTAAGGAAATGTTTAGGGTATTTCCAATTATGCAGCAGCTTAATGAAATGCTTTATTACTTAAATGAAGCACTTAGTTTAGAAGAAGCGCAGCCTATATATCAAGATTTACAGGCAGCTTTAGAAGAAACGGAGCATCTCACTTACTTAAGCCCTCAATCTATTATGGAGCTTAATGTTCCAGCTCATAGAACAATTATTAATGATTTACTTTTACGGACAAGTGAACTAGTTCGTGCGAAAGTTCCACCTAACAAAAATAAAAAAATAAGCAGGGGAATGGACCTATTAGGTGCAAATTTAAGAGGAGCAAACCTAAAAGGGGCTAACTTAAGAGGAGCTTTGCTTATAGCAGCTGACCTTAGAGAAGCTGACATGAGAGCAACAGATCTTATCGGGGCAGATTTTAGAGACGCTGATTTACGTGGTGCTAATCTAACAGGAAGTATCTTTCTCACTCAAGCACAAATTAACTCGGCCAAGGGCGATATAACTACTAAACTGCCACCTTCTTTAACCATTCCTGATCATTGGCGCAGTGTGGATGAATAA